A window of Cyanobacteriota bacterium genomic DNA:
AACAACACTGCTATTCGAGCGGCAATTGCAGCCCAACCAGAGCGCCGCCATCTGATTACCACCCAAGTGGAACATGCCTGTGTGCTCAACCTGTTTAAGCACTTAGAAAAGCAGGGGTATACCGTCACCTACCTGTCAGTCAACCGTAAGGGACAGGTGGACTTGATGGAACTAGAAGCAGCCATGACAGGCAATACCGCCCTAATATCTATGATGTATGCCAACAACGAGACAGGCACCGTGTTTCCGGTGGAGCAAGCAGGGGCGATCGCTAAGGAATATGGCGCTAGCTTTCATGTGGATGCTGTGCAGGTAGCGGGTAAACTGCCCCTAAATATGAAGTCCAGCACCATTGATTTGCTGACGATTTCAGGCCATAAGCTCCATGCTCCCAAAGGGATAGGTGCTCTGTATGTTCGCCGGGGCTACCGCTTCCGTCCGTTGCTGATTGGTGGTCACCAAGAGCGGGGTCGTCGTGCTGGAACGGAAAATGTGGCTGGCATCATTGGTTTGGGCAAAGCCGCAGAGCTAGCACAACAGCACCTGGGTGATATAGCACGGGAGAAGAAGTTGCGCGATCGCCTAGAACAGGGGTTATTAGCTATTCCAGATACGGAGGTGAATGGCGATCGTAAAAACCGTCTACCGAACACCACCAACATTGGCTTTAAGTACATCGAAGGGGAAGCTATTCTCCTCTCCTTAGATCAGTATGGCACCTGTGCCTCTTCTGGCTCTGCCTGTACCTCTGGTTCTCTGGAGCCATCCCATGTGTTGCGAGCCATGGGGGTACCCTATACCACGTTGCACGGCTCTATCCGGTTTAGTCTGTCACGCTATACCACTGATGCTGAGGTCGATCGCACCCTTGAAGTTATGCCAGGGATTGTGAAACGCCTGCGTGATCTATCCCCCTTTAACAACGACCAAGTTGACTGGTTACAGGAGCGTACCCTCGTGGCTAGTCACTAGTGCATGGGTCACTACTGCCAGTCATTTGAGGGTTAAACAGCAACCGACAACGAACGAATGCGATAAAGAAGGACAACGATTATGTGGGACTACACAGAAAAAGTTCTCGACCTGTTTTATAACCCTAAAAATCAAGGGGCGATCGATGAAACTGGTGAAGCCGGGATTGCAGTGGTCTATGGCGAAGTAGGTAGCATTGCCTGCGGTGACGCACTCCGACTGCATCTCAAGATTGAAATCGAGACAGACAAGATCTTAGATGCTCGCTTCCAAACCTTTGGCTGCACTAGTGCGATCGCCTCCTCATCTGCCCTAACAGAACTGATCAAAGGCTTGACCTTGGATGAAGCCCTGAAGATTAGTAATCGTGATATTGCTGATTATTTAGGTGGCCTGCCAGAGGCCAAGATGCATTGCTCTGTCATGGGGCAAGAAGCCTTGGAAGCTGCCATCTACAAATATCGGGGCATTGAAGTAGAACACCATGACGACGATGATGGCAATTTGGTCTGTAGCTGCTTTGGGGTCAGCGAAGCCAGAATTCGACGAGTGGTGATTGAAAATAACCTGACCACAGTGGAACAGGTGACCAGCTACGTCAAAGCGGGGGGTGGATGCAGTGCCTGCACTGCTGAAATCGAAGATTTAATTGCCGCTGTCCGCAAAGAAACTGACCTGACGGCTGCCCGTGTTGCCGCTGAAATTGCCACCGCTCAGGCAAACCATCATCCCCTCACCACGGTGCAAAAAATTGGACTAATTCAGACTGTGTTGCAAGATGTGCGTCCTATTTTGTTGGCCGATGGTGGTGATGTCGAACTCTACGACGTGGAGGGTGATGTGGTCAAAGTTGTGCTGAAAGGGGCTTGTGGTTCCTGTGAAAGCAGTACTGCAACGCTGAAAAACGCGATCGAAGTGCGATTGCGAGATCGTGTATTGCCCACCCTAGTCGTGGAGGCTGTTGCCTGAACTCCCAGCTCCTTCAGCATACTCCGTTGGTTGATCGCCCGTCGATTTCACCAACATTATTAGCCCAAACCAGCGCCACTAGCGCTGATCTACAACTGCTCAAACTCCAAAGGAGATAATTTCATGACTGACGAAAGCATTAGACAGATAGCCTTCTATGGCAAGGGTGGCATTGGTAAATCCACCACTTCGCAAAACACGATCGCTGGTCTAGCAGAAATGGGTGAGCGCATCATGATTGTTGGATGCGACCCCAAAGCAGATTCCACCCGCTTGATGCTGCACAGCAAAGCTCAGACTACCATTCTGCACCTAGCTGCTGAGCGCGGCGCGGTAGAAGACCTGGAACTCGAAGAAGTGATGCTCACAGGGTACTTAGGGGTTCGCTGCGTTGAATCTGGTGGCCCAGAACCTGGTGTAGGCTGTGCTGGTCGTGGCATCATCACTGCCATCAACTTCCTGGAAGAGAACGGTGCCTATGAAGACCTAGACTTCGTTTCCTATGACGTATTAGGTGACGTAGTTTGCGGTGGTTTTGCTATGCCTATTCGGGAAGGCAAAGCCCAAGAGATTTACATCGTTACCTCTGGTGAAATGATGGCTATGTATGCGGCCAACAATATTGCTCGCGGTATTTTGAAGTATGCTCACTCTGGTGGCGTGCGCCTAGGTGGCTTGATCTGCAACAGCCGTAAGGTTGACCGGGAAATTGAACTAATTGAAACCCTGGCAGAACGGCTGAATACTCAGATGATCCACTTTGTTCCCCGTGACAATATTGTTCAGCACGCTGAACTGCGTCGTATGACGGTAATTGAGTATGCTCCCGACAGCAATCAAGCTAACGAATACCGCGCCCTAGCGAAGAAGATTAAAGAGAATACCAAGTGCACCATCCCAACCCCAATCTCGATGGATGAACTGGAAGACCTGCTAGTCGAATTCGGTATTTTGACTGGTGAAGAAGAGTACCAGAAAGCTATTCAGGAGGGTACTCGCGCCCCTGCTGGCGTTGCTTAGTTGCGATCGTAGGTGATGGGTGATGGGAGATGCAGCAAACCTGTGAGGAAGTCGTGAAGCAATGGGCTGATGAATACCAAGCATCCCCATGGTCTCCCTTCTCACCTGCTACATCTCCCCACCTGCTAATCCAGTTTATTTCCTCTACTCTCAATCTCTCTATCCTTTACCCAGCGAGGCTAACCTATGACACCTCTAGAGTCCCAAACCCTTGACACTAACCCCGTTACTGCCAAGAAAGAACTAATCCAAGAAGTATTAGCAGCCTATCCCGACAAGGCTAAGAAGAAGCGGGAAAAGCATCTGAACGTTTACGAAGCAGGCAAATCTGATTGTGGCGTTAAATCCAATATTAAATCAGTGCCTGGTTCTATGACCACTCGTGGCTGTGCCTATGCTGGCTCTAAGGGTGTGGTGTGGGGACCAATCAAAGACATGATCCACATCAGCCATGGCCCTGTTGGTTGTGGTTACTATTCCTGGTCAGGTCGCCGCAACTACTACATTGGCACCACAGGCATTGACTCCTTTGGTACTATGCAATTCACCTCAGACTTCCAGGAGCGTGACATTGTATTTGGTGGCGACAAAAAACTCGCCAAGCTAATCACCGAGATAGAGGAACTCTTTCCTCTGAACCGGGGTATTTCCATTCAGTCTGAATGTCCCATCGGCTTGATTGGAGATGACATCGAAGCAGTAGCTAAGAAAGCTGCTAAGGAAATTGGCAAGACAGTAGTCCCTGTCCGTTGCGAAGGGTTCCGGGGCGTGTCTCAATCTTTAGGTCACCACATTGCCAATGACTCAGTTCGCGATTGGGTATTCCCTCAATATGACAAAGAGAAGAAGGCAGGCAACATCCCTGAAGGAACTCCCT
This region includes:
- the nifH gene encoding nitrogenase iron protein; this translates as MTDESIRQIAFYGKGGIGKSTTSQNTIAGLAEMGERIMIVGCDPKADSTRLMLHSKAQTTILHLAAERGAVEDLELEEVMLTGYLGVRCVESGGPEPGVGCAGRGIITAINFLEENGAYEDLDFVSYDVLGDVVCGGFAMPIREGKAQEIYIVTSGEMMAMYAANNIARGILKYAHSGGVRLGGLICNSRKVDREIELIETLAERLNTQMIHFVPRDNIVQHAELRRMTVIEYAPDSNQANEYRALAKKIKENTKCTIPTPISMDELEDLLVEFGILTGEEEYQKAIQEGTRAPAGVA
- the nifU gene encoding Fe-S cluster assembly protein NifU translates to MWDYTEKVLDLFYNPKNQGAIDETGEAGIAVVYGEVGSIACGDALRLHLKIEIETDKILDARFQTFGCTSAIASSSALTELIKGLTLDEALKISNRDIADYLGGLPEAKMHCSVMGQEALEAAIYKYRGIEVEHHDDDDGNLVCSCFGVSEARIRRVVIENNLTTVEQVTSYVKAGGGCSACTAEIEDLIAAVRKETDLTAARVAAEIATAQANHHPLTTVQKIGLIQTVLQDVRPILLADGGDVELYDVEGDVVKVVLKGACGSCESSTATLKNAIEVRLRDRVLPTLVVEAVA
- a CDS encoding aminotransferase class V-fold PLP-dependent enzyme — translated: NNTAIRAAIAAQPERRHLITTQVEHACVLNLFKHLEKQGYTVTYLSVNRKGQVDLMELEAAMTGNTALISMMYANNETGTVFPVEQAGAIAKEYGASFHVDAVQVAGKLPLNMKSSTIDLLTISGHKLHAPKGIGALYVRRGYRFRPLLIGGHQERGRRAGTENVAGIIGLGKAAELAQQHLGDIAREKKLRDRLEQGLLAIPDTEVNGDRKNRLPNTTNIGFKYIEGEAILLSLDQYGTCASSGSACTSGSLEPSHVLRAMGVPYTTLHGSIRFSLSRYTTDAEVDRTLEVMPGIVKRLRDLSPFNNDQVDWLQERTLVASH